Proteins from a genomic interval of Haliaeetus albicilla chromosome 13, bHalAlb1.1, whole genome shotgun sequence:
- the TARBP1 gene encoding probable methyltransferase TARBP1 isoform X3: MEVVLADALLSRCGDPCALLRAVCAPLSAERAEALRLLLQRLAAGGTPPGEAEEALRRVAWEVALERCRPLLRGGGEAAAAAAGGGERLRLARAARGALRHCVQLCGAPLAARLARDALAELAAGGGAGAEAAVEALAAAAPRLEEPALVARCVAAALALVREEGEGEAAAALVAGRLLPALGGNVAALRRVWEGLLGGGGGGGGGGGPPRAGRALLALSALSDAVLPRGPPGSGPDARLCPRFWRLVQEGLTERDGLCRKRARYLLKRALDLSGGQRAELRCPADGRDESSLFWWSAEKNEKLTQFWETYILIMETLEGNQIHVIKPVLPKLNSLYEHAISGEKGCWLFHPSWHMCIYKRMFGSENKTLTKEGILHFLELYETKHLPNSLGFSEFVIGPLMDALSESSLYSRTPGQLMGACPPLGMRLQKFLATYIMLLPEEEKGSFLLKFIRKMTSRHWCAVPILFLSMALAYIPACKVLGTEGLHALRDVLQCTMITHQILLRGAAQCYLLQTAMRLTDVEKVSLPEVSSFLLSLRPEESLRRDTMLWMELCSWLQVNDRCFRKSTTSDFEHLETTSLCQYVRSLVGEYLKTPASETGENCLMPDWFEAKLVATMILLAADVEQMRNKHSGKSNIEWIELETFLNPLLDVLMKLGSNAYIPTLKTDKSLQLLLKLLQTCSLKCSNTQDDGVLFFIWKSLMMPVESILEFVLRRLTTNELSTVGDLDRCDLYLDLIPEIVNLCLQVSWKKVPSIKNFILSLTNASIRDLQERNSEEEPKLKEQIKKVASMASLRAVCEIMHRKPEVHLESLPSVDALKRFISFFQFNEVLKKPSYIEEKSSLCEETTSQGWGKIVARYVRDQWICLRFILNSFPTLAQEYEETSEMSLSTDERSRKFLQSALEALTILPSDQVLPVFDCMKVLVPKLLDSSESLCIEAFDLAWKIISSLSNTQLIFWSNLKAFVRFIFDTEVLAVAASAKGQAYAKIKEIIFKLIDMSATKTGVFNVVLSHCCRSWIFPTIDERSALANAFLNAGNYCELITEACVFGTVFRRDQRLIQDVHAFIENLGEKCAANVVTESTNRDDHYVRVCAVKFLCLLDGSNILHKTFMEDIFIKLLDKDKLVSRSRTRYYANSLQHRIKNRVWQTLLVLLPKLDQNFLCGTLDKVFQAGFGNNQASVKYFIEWIVILSLHKYPQFLNKLWDCFCYDEEKLKTSICTFLSVLSHFDIILQNTSEKKPALKKALIVVLQWCFNHNFSVRLYALVALKKIWGMCRLLHVEEFEALTPVIESSLQQVENMHGTGNARRNWQRIQDHFFFATFHPLEDYSLETIFYTLPRLSELAEDEWISLSKFDRFTDVPLPPAFRWYHSRTELRDLKPSDWSQQDMGSNSAETDSQTEWTDVQKKIIPWKNSTPSLDLEMVFQDRAAKLGKSNSRLIVVASLIDKPTNLGGLCRTSEIFGASALVVGSLHYIQDKQFQHLSVSAEQWLPLVEVKPSQLVDYLQQKKMEGYTIIGVEQTAKSFDLTEYCFPEKSLLLLGNEHEGIPANLIHHLDVCVEIPQQGIIRSLNVHVSGALLIWEYTRQQVIKQKQQK, encoded by the exons ATGGAGGTGGTGCTGGCCGACGCGCTGCTGTCCCGCTGCGGGGATCCCTGCGCGCTGCTGCGGGCCGTCTGCGCGCCGCTCTCCGCCGAGCGCGCGGAGGCGCTGCGCCtcctgctccagcgcctggcCGCGGGCGGGACGCCGCCGGGCGAGGCCGAGGAGGCGCTGCGGCGGGTCGCCTGGGAGGTGGCGCTGGAGCGGTGCCGGCCGCTGCTGCGcggcgggggggaggcggcggcggcggcggcgggtggcGGGGAGCGGCTGCGGCTGgcgcgggcggcgcggggggcgcTGCGGCACTGCGTGCAGCTGTGCGGGGCGCCGCTGGCGGCGCGGCTGGCGCGCGACGCCCTGGCGGAGctggcggcgggcggcggggcgggcgcggagGCGGCGGTGGAAgcgctggcggcggcggcgccgcggcTGGAGGAGCCGGCGCTGGTGGCCCGGTGCGTGGCGGCGGCGCTGGCCTTGGTgcgggaggaaggggagggcgaggcggcggcggcgctggtGGCCGGGCGGCTGCTGCCGGCGCTGGGCGGCAACGTGGCGGCTCTGAGGCGAGTCTGGGAGGGGCTgctgggcggcggcggcggcggcggcggcgggggggggccgccGCGGGCCGGGCGGGCGCTGCTGGCGCTGAGCGCCCTGTCCGACGCGGTGTTGCCGCGGGGCCCGCCGGGGTCGGGGCCGGACGCGCGGCTGTGCCCGCGGTTCTGGCGGCTGGTGCAGGAGGGTCTGACGGAGCGGGACGGGCTGTGTCGGAAGCGGGCCCGCTACCTGCTGAAGAGAGCCCTGGACCTCAGCGGCGGGCAGCGGGCCGAGCTGCGCTGCCCCGCGGACGGCCGAGACG agTCGAGCCTGTTTTGGTGGTCTGCTGAGAAGAACGAGAAACTTACGCAGTTCTGGGAAACTTACATTCTGATCATGGAAACTCTGGAAGGAAACCAG ATCCATGTCATAAAGCCAGTACTACCAAAACTAAACAGTTTATATGAGCATGCTATATCAGGGGAAAAAG GTTGTTGGTTGTTTCACCCATCATGGCACATGTGCATTTATAAACGAATGTTTGGGAGCGAGAATAAAACATTGACAAAGGAAGGcattcttcattttctggaGCTTTATGAAACAAAGCATCTTCCAAATTCACTTGGTTTTTCGGAG TTTGTTATTGGACCATTAATGGATGCCCTCTCAGAAAGTTCCCTCTATAGCAG GACACCAGGTCAGTTAATGGGAGCCTGTCCTCCTTTGGGAATGAGGCTACAGAAGTTTTTGGCTACTTATATCATGCTTcttccagaggaagaaaaag GTAGTTTCCTGTTAAAATTTATTCGGAAGATGACAAGTAGGCATTGGTGCGCTGTtcccattttgtttctttctatgGCTCTGGCATATATCCCAGCGTGTAAAGTACTGGGCACTGAAGGACTTCATGCTTTAAG AGATGTCCTCCAGTGTACTATGATTACACATCAGATTTTGTTGCGTGGAGCTGCTCAGTGCTATCTTCTTCAAACAGCTATGCGTTTGACAGATGTG GAGAAAGTGTCCCTCCCAGAAGTTTCAAGCTTTCTTTTGTCCCTTAGACCAGAGGAATCCCTAAGGAGAGATACTATGTTATGGATGGAG CTTTGCAGTTGGTTGCAAGTGAATGACAGATGCTTCAGAAAGTCTACAACCTCTGATTTTGAACATCTGGAGACAACATCATTATGTCAATATGTACGCAGTCTTGTGGGAGAGTACCTTAAGACACCAGCATCTGAAA cAGGAGAAAACTGCTTAATGCCTGACTGGTTTGAAGCTAAGCTTGTCGCAACAATGATTCTGTTGGCTGCAGACGTGGAACAGATGAGGAATAAACACAG TGGAAAAAGCAACATAGAATGGATTGAACTAGAGACTTTCTTGAACCCTCTTCTGGATGTCTTGATGAAACTTGGCAGTAATGCTTACATACCAACACTGAAAACAGATAAAAGCCTACAGCTTCTCTTGAAGTTATTGCAGACCTGTTCGTTAAAATGTTCCAATACGCAAGATG ATGGGGTATTGTTTTTTATCTGGAAATCTCTCATGATGCCTGTGGAGAGTATTCTTGAATTTGTTCTCCGACGGCTTACTACAAATGAGTTAAGCACT GTTGGCGATCTGGATCGTTGTGATCTATACTTAGATTTAATTCCAGAGATAGTGAACTTGTGCTTGCAAGTCAGCTGGAAGAAAGTACCATCGATCAAGAATTTCATTTTGTCCCTGACAAATGCGTCTATTCGTGATCTTCAGGAGAGAAATAGTGAAGAG GAGCCGAAGcttaaagaacaaataaaaaaagtagcTAGCATGGCTTCACTTAGAGCAGTTTGTGAGATAATGCATCGGAAACCTGAAGTGCACCTTgaatctctgccttctgtgGATGCTCTGAAgagatttatttccttttttcaatTCAATGAAGTATTAAAGAAGCCATCGtatattgaagaaaaaagtag CTTATGCGAAGAAACAACATCTCAAGGATGGGGGAAAATTGTTGCACGCTATGTTCGTGACCAGTGGATTTGCCTTcgtttcattttaaattcatttccaACACTGGCTCAAGAGTAtgaagaaacttcagaaatgtcATTATCTACAGATGAAAGGTCAAGAAAATTTCTACAGTCTGCATTAGAAGCCCTAACTATTCTTCCTTCAGACCAAGTCTTACCTGTGTTCGACTGCATGAAAGTCCTTGTTCCTAAG cttctgGACTCATCGGAGTCTCTCTGCATAGAAGCATTTGATTTGGCTTGGAAAATTATCTCATCCTTGAGCAACACACAGCTAATATTTTGGTCCAATCTAAAAGCTTTTGTTCGGTTCATCTTTGATACTGAGGTTCTAGCTGTTGCTGCAAGTGCAAAGGGTCAAGCATATGCCAAAATAAAAGAG aTAATTTTCAAGCTCATAGATATGTCCGCTACAAAGACTGGAGTCTTCAATGTAGTCCTTAGTCATTGTTGTCGATCTTGGATATTTCCCACTATTGATGAGAGAAGTGCCTTGGCAAATGCATTCTTAAATGCTGGAAATTACTGTGAACTTATCACTGAGGCTTGTGTCTTTGGAACTGTATTTAGGAGAGAtcaaag ACTTATTCAGGATGTGCATGCCTTCATAGAAAATCTTGGAGAAAAATGTGCAGCAAATGTTGTTACAGAAAG tACAAATCGAGATGACCACTATGTTCGGGTTTGTGCTGTTAAATTTCTGTGCTTGTTGGATGGATCGAATATCTTGCATAAGACGTTTATGGAAGACATTTTCATCAAACTACTTGATAAa gATAAACTGGTATCCAGATCTAGAACGCGCTATTATGCAAACTCTTTACAGCATAGAATTAAAAACCGGGTATGGCAGACACTGTTAGTTCTTCTTCCAAAGCTTGACCAG AATTTTTTGTGTGGAACCCTTGACAAAGTATTTCAGGCTGGATTTGGTAACAATCAGGCATCTGTGAAATACTTCATAGAATGGATTGTTATCTTGAGTCTACATAAATACCCCCAATTCCTTAATAAACtctgggattgcttttgctat GATGAAGAAAAGCTTAAAACAAGCATTTGCACATTTTTATCAGTGTTATCACACTTTGACATCATTCTTCAGAATACCTCGGAGAAG aagCCAGCTTTGAAGAAGGCCCTCATAGTTGTTCTACAGTGGTGTTTCAACCATAATTTCAGCGTTCGACTTTATGCGTTAGTTGCCCTTAAAAAAATTTGGGGTATGTGCAGACTGTTGCATGTGGAAGAATTTGAAGCTCTGACACCAGTTATTGAATCTAGCCTTCAACAAGTGGAAAACATGCATGGCACAGG GAATGCTAGAAGGAACTGGCAGCGAATACAAGATCACTTCTTCTTTGCAACATTTCATCCACTTGAGGATTATAGTCTAGAG ACAATATTTTATACTCTTCCCCGCCTTTCGGAACTAGCTGAAGATGAATGGATCTCACTCTCTAAGTTTGACAGATTCACTGATGTTCCTTTGCCACCAGCATTTCGGTGGTATCATTCTCGAACGGAACTTCGTGATCTGAAACCAAGTGACTGGTCTCAGCAAGACATGG GTTCAAATTCAGCTGAAACAGATAGCCAGACAGAATGGACTGATGTTCAGAAAAAGATTATACCCTGGAAAAACAGTACTCCTAGTTTAGACCTGGAAATGGTGTTTCAGGATCGTGCTGCTAAACTTGGTAAATCAAACAGCAGGCTGATTGTGGTGGCTTCACTTATTGATAAACCTACCAATTTAGGAG GTTTATGTCGTACAAGTGAAATATTTGGGGCATCTGCACTAGTTGTCGGCAGCCTTCATTATATACAGGATAAGCAGTTTCAGCATCTTAGTGTTTCTGCAGAGCAGTGGCTCCCCCTTGTTGAG
- the TARBP1 gene encoding probable methyltransferase TARBP1 isoform X4, protein MEVVLADALLSRCGDPCALLRAVCAPLSAERAEALRLLLQRLAAGGTPPGEAEEALRRVAWEVALERCRPLLRGGGEAAAAAAGGGERLRLARAARGALRHCVQLCGAPLAARLARDALAELAAGGGAGAEAAVEALAAAAPRLEEPALVARCVAAALALVREEGEGEAAAALVAGRLLPALGGNVAALRRVWEGLLGGGGGGGGGGGPPRAGRALLALSALSDAVLPRGPPGSGPDARLCPRFWRLVQEGLTERDGLCRKRARYLLKRALDLSGGQRAELRCPADGRDESSLFWWSAEKNEKLTQFWETYILIMETLEGNQIHVIKPVLPKLNSLYEHAISGEKGCWLFHPSWHMCIYKRMFGSENKTLTKEGILHFLELYETKHLPNSLGFSEFVIGPLMDALSESSLYSRTPGQLMGACPPLGMRLQKFLATYIMLLPEEEKGSFLLKFIRKMTSRHWCAVPILFLSMALAYIPACKVLGTEGLHALRDVLQCTMITHQILLRGAAQCYLLQTAMRLTDVEKVSLPEVSSFLLSLRPEESLRRDTMLWMELCSWLQVNDRCFRKSTTSDFEHLETTSLCQYVRSLVGEYLKTPASERENCLMPDWFEAKLVATMILLAADVEQMRNKHSGKSNIEWIELETFLNPLLDVLMKLGSNAYIPTLKTDKSLQLLLKLLQTCSLKCSNTQDDGVLFFIWKSLMMPVESILEFVLRRLTTNELSTVGDLDRCDLYLDLIPEIVNLCLQVSWKKVPSIKNFILSLTNASIRDLQERNSEEEPKLKEQIKKVASMASLRAVCEIMHRKPEVHLESLPSVDALKRFISFFQFNEVLKKPSYIEEKSSLCEETTSQGWGKIVARYVRDQWICLRFILNSFPTLAQEYEETSEMSLSTDERSRKFLQSALEALTILPSDQVLPVFDCMKVLVPKLLDSSESLCIEAFDLAWKIISSLSNTQLIFWSNLKAFVRFIFDTEVLAVAASAKGQAYAKIKEIIFKLIDMSATKTGVFNVVLSHCCRSWIFPTIDERSALANAFLNAGNYCELITEACVFGTVFRRDQRLIQDVHAFIENLGEKCAANVVTESTNRDDHYVRVCAVKFLCLLDGSNILHKTFMEDIFIKLLDKDKLVSRSRTRYYANSLQHRIKNRVWQTLLVLLPKLDQNFLCGTLDKVFQAGFGNNQASVKYFIEWIVILSLHKYPQFLNKLWDCFCYDEEKLKTSICTFLSVLSHFDIILQNTSEKKPALKKALIVVLQWCFNHNFSVRLYALVALKKIWGMCRLLHVEEFEALTPVIESSLQQVENMHGTGNARRNWQRIQDHFFFATFHPLEDYSLETIFYTLPRLSELAEDEWISLSKFDRFTDVPLPPAFRWYHSRTELRDLKPSDWSQQDMGSNSAETDSQTEWTDVQKKIIPWKNSTPSLDLEMVFQDRAAKLGKSNSRLIVVASLIDKPTNLGGLCRTSEIFGASALVVGSLHYIQDKQFQHLSVSAEQWLPLVEVKPSQLVDYLQQKKMEGYTIIGVEQTAKSFDLTEYCFPEKSLLLLGNEHEGIPANLIHHLDVCVEIPQQGIIRSLNVHVSGALLIWEYTRQQVIKQKQQK, encoded by the exons ATGGAGGTGGTGCTGGCCGACGCGCTGCTGTCCCGCTGCGGGGATCCCTGCGCGCTGCTGCGGGCCGTCTGCGCGCCGCTCTCCGCCGAGCGCGCGGAGGCGCTGCGCCtcctgctccagcgcctggcCGCGGGCGGGACGCCGCCGGGCGAGGCCGAGGAGGCGCTGCGGCGGGTCGCCTGGGAGGTGGCGCTGGAGCGGTGCCGGCCGCTGCTGCGcggcgggggggaggcggcggcggcggcggcgggtggcGGGGAGCGGCTGCGGCTGgcgcgggcggcgcggggggcgcTGCGGCACTGCGTGCAGCTGTGCGGGGCGCCGCTGGCGGCGCGGCTGGCGCGCGACGCCCTGGCGGAGctggcggcgggcggcggggcgggcgcggagGCGGCGGTGGAAgcgctggcggcggcggcgccgcggcTGGAGGAGCCGGCGCTGGTGGCCCGGTGCGTGGCGGCGGCGCTGGCCTTGGTgcgggaggaaggggagggcgaggcggcggcggcgctggtGGCCGGGCGGCTGCTGCCGGCGCTGGGCGGCAACGTGGCGGCTCTGAGGCGAGTCTGGGAGGGGCTgctgggcggcggcggcggcggcggcggcgggggggggccgccGCGGGCCGGGCGGGCGCTGCTGGCGCTGAGCGCCCTGTCCGACGCGGTGTTGCCGCGGGGCCCGCCGGGGTCGGGGCCGGACGCGCGGCTGTGCCCGCGGTTCTGGCGGCTGGTGCAGGAGGGTCTGACGGAGCGGGACGGGCTGTGTCGGAAGCGGGCCCGCTACCTGCTGAAGAGAGCCCTGGACCTCAGCGGCGGGCAGCGGGCCGAGCTGCGCTGCCCCGCGGACGGCCGAGACG agTCGAGCCTGTTTTGGTGGTCTGCTGAGAAGAACGAGAAACTTACGCAGTTCTGGGAAACTTACATTCTGATCATGGAAACTCTGGAAGGAAACCAG ATCCATGTCATAAAGCCAGTACTACCAAAACTAAACAGTTTATATGAGCATGCTATATCAGGGGAAAAAG GTTGTTGGTTGTTTCACCCATCATGGCACATGTGCATTTATAAACGAATGTTTGGGAGCGAGAATAAAACATTGACAAAGGAAGGcattcttcattttctggaGCTTTATGAAACAAAGCATCTTCCAAATTCACTTGGTTTTTCGGAG TTTGTTATTGGACCATTAATGGATGCCCTCTCAGAAAGTTCCCTCTATAGCAG GACACCAGGTCAGTTAATGGGAGCCTGTCCTCCTTTGGGAATGAGGCTACAGAAGTTTTTGGCTACTTATATCATGCTTcttccagaggaagaaaaag GTAGTTTCCTGTTAAAATTTATTCGGAAGATGACAAGTAGGCATTGGTGCGCTGTtcccattttgtttctttctatgGCTCTGGCATATATCCCAGCGTGTAAAGTACTGGGCACTGAAGGACTTCATGCTTTAAG AGATGTCCTCCAGTGTACTATGATTACACATCAGATTTTGTTGCGTGGAGCTGCTCAGTGCTATCTTCTTCAAACAGCTATGCGTTTGACAGATGTG GAGAAAGTGTCCCTCCCAGAAGTTTCAAGCTTTCTTTTGTCCCTTAGACCAGAGGAATCCCTAAGGAGAGATACTATGTTATGGATGGAG CTTTGCAGTTGGTTGCAAGTGAATGACAGATGCTTCAGAAAGTCTACAACCTCTGATTTTGAACATCTGGAGACAACATCATTATGTCAATATGTACGCAGTCTTGTGGGAGAGTACCTTAAGACACCAGCATCTGAAA GAGAAAACTGCTTAATGCCTGACTGGTTTGAAGCTAAGCTTGTCGCAACAATGATTCTGTTGGCTGCAGACGTGGAACAGATGAGGAATAAACACAG TGGAAAAAGCAACATAGAATGGATTGAACTAGAGACTTTCTTGAACCCTCTTCTGGATGTCTTGATGAAACTTGGCAGTAATGCTTACATACCAACACTGAAAACAGATAAAAGCCTACAGCTTCTCTTGAAGTTATTGCAGACCTGTTCGTTAAAATGTTCCAATACGCAAGATG ATGGGGTATTGTTTTTTATCTGGAAATCTCTCATGATGCCTGTGGAGAGTATTCTTGAATTTGTTCTCCGACGGCTTACTACAAATGAGTTAAGCACT GTTGGCGATCTGGATCGTTGTGATCTATACTTAGATTTAATTCCAGAGATAGTGAACTTGTGCTTGCAAGTCAGCTGGAAGAAAGTACCATCGATCAAGAATTTCATTTTGTCCCTGACAAATGCGTCTATTCGTGATCTTCAGGAGAGAAATAGTGAAGAG GAGCCGAAGcttaaagaacaaataaaaaaagtagcTAGCATGGCTTCACTTAGAGCAGTTTGTGAGATAATGCATCGGAAACCTGAAGTGCACCTTgaatctctgccttctgtgGATGCTCTGAAgagatttatttccttttttcaatTCAATGAAGTATTAAAGAAGCCATCGtatattgaagaaaaaagtag CTTATGCGAAGAAACAACATCTCAAGGATGGGGGAAAATTGTTGCACGCTATGTTCGTGACCAGTGGATTTGCCTTcgtttcattttaaattcatttccaACACTGGCTCAAGAGTAtgaagaaacttcagaaatgtcATTATCTACAGATGAAAGGTCAAGAAAATTTCTACAGTCTGCATTAGAAGCCCTAACTATTCTTCCTTCAGACCAAGTCTTACCTGTGTTCGACTGCATGAAAGTCCTTGTTCCTAAG cttctgGACTCATCGGAGTCTCTCTGCATAGAAGCATTTGATTTGGCTTGGAAAATTATCTCATCCTTGAGCAACACACAGCTAATATTTTGGTCCAATCTAAAAGCTTTTGTTCGGTTCATCTTTGATACTGAGGTTCTAGCTGTTGCTGCAAGTGCAAAGGGTCAAGCATATGCCAAAATAAAAGAG aTAATTTTCAAGCTCATAGATATGTCCGCTACAAAGACTGGAGTCTTCAATGTAGTCCTTAGTCATTGTTGTCGATCTTGGATATTTCCCACTATTGATGAGAGAAGTGCCTTGGCAAATGCATTCTTAAATGCTGGAAATTACTGTGAACTTATCACTGAGGCTTGTGTCTTTGGAACTGTATTTAGGAGAGAtcaaag ACTTATTCAGGATGTGCATGCCTTCATAGAAAATCTTGGAGAAAAATGTGCAGCAAATGTTGTTACAGAAAG tACAAATCGAGATGACCACTATGTTCGGGTTTGTGCTGTTAAATTTCTGTGCTTGTTGGATGGATCGAATATCTTGCATAAGACGTTTATGGAAGACATTTTCATCAAACTACTTGATAAa gATAAACTGGTATCCAGATCTAGAACGCGCTATTATGCAAACTCTTTACAGCATAGAATTAAAAACCGGGTATGGCAGACACTGTTAGTTCTTCTTCCAAAGCTTGACCAG AATTTTTTGTGTGGAACCCTTGACAAAGTATTTCAGGCTGGATTTGGTAACAATCAGGCATCTGTGAAATACTTCATAGAATGGATTGTTATCTTGAGTCTACATAAATACCCCCAATTCCTTAATAAACtctgggattgcttttgctat GATGAAGAAAAGCTTAAAACAAGCATTTGCACATTTTTATCAGTGTTATCACACTTTGACATCATTCTTCAGAATACCTCGGAGAAG aagCCAGCTTTGAAGAAGGCCCTCATAGTTGTTCTACAGTGGTGTTTCAACCATAATTTCAGCGTTCGACTTTATGCGTTAGTTGCCCTTAAAAAAATTTGGGGTATGTGCAGACTGTTGCATGTGGAAGAATTTGAAGCTCTGACACCAGTTATTGAATCTAGCCTTCAACAAGTGGAAAACATGCATGGCACAGG GAATGCTAGAAGGAACTGGCAGCGAATACAAGATCACTTCTTCTTTGCAACATTTCATCCACTTGAGGATTATAGTCTAGAG ACAATATTTTATACTCTTCCCCGCCTTTCGGAACTAGCTGAAGATGAATGGATCTCACTCTCTAAGTTTGACAGATTCACTGATGTTCCTTTGCCACCAGCATTTCGGTGGTATCATTCTCGAACGGAACTTCGTGATCTGAAACCAAGTGACTGGTCTCAGCAAGACATGG GTTCAAATTCAGCTGAAACAGATAGCCAGACAGAATGGACTGATGTTCAGAAAAAGATTATACCCTGGAAAAACAGTACTCCTAGTTTAGACCTGGAAATGGTGTTTCAGGATCGTGCTGCTAAACTTGGTAAATCAAACAGCAGGCTGATTGTGGTGGCTTCACTTATTGATAAACCTACCAATTTAGGAG GTTTATGTCGTACAAGTGAAATATTTGGGGCATCTGCACTAGTTGTCGGCAGCCTTCATTATATACAGGATAAGCAGTTTCAGCATCTTAGTGTTTCTGCAGAGCAGTGGCTCCCCCTTGTTGAG